The genomic segment GTCTTCGAGGTCGTACTTGCCCACGAGCGCGACGTCGACCTCGCCCTGGGTCTGCTGGGTGACGAGTTCGCGCCAGCGGTTCTCGCGTTCGTCCTCGGGGAGGGCCTCTTCTTTGATGTCCAGCCGCTCCATGACGTACTCGTCGAGCCCCTCTTCCTCGACCATCAGCGGGACGTGGTAGATGTCGTCCACGTCGGGGTTCGAGAACACCGCGTCCGTGGGGACGTCACAGAACAGGGCGATTTTCTCCTTGGTGTCGATGTCGAGCTTGTCCGAACAGCGCCCGACCAGCACGTCCGGCTGGAGGCCGATAGAGCGCAGTTCCTTGACCGAGTGTTGGGTCGGTTTGGTCTTCTGTTCGCCGTTTTTCGAGTACGGGACGAGCGTGACGTGGGTGAAGAGAATGTCGTCCTCGTCTTCCTCGTGAGCGAACTGGCGAAGGGCTTCCAGAAACGGCATCCCCTCGATGTCACCGACGGTCCCCCCGACCTCGATGATACAGACGTCGTTGCCCTCGGCGGCCTCCCGTATCCGTCGCTTGATGTCGTCGGTGATGTGCGGGATAATCTGTACGGTGCGGCCGAGGTAGTCGCCGGCGCGCTCCTTCTCGATGACGTGCTGGTAGGTCTTCCCCGTGGTGACGTTGTGGTCGAACGTCATGTCGATGTCGAGGAAGCGCTCGTAGTTCCCCAGGTCGAGGTCGACCTCACCGCCGTCCTTGAGGACGTACACCTCGCCGTGCTGGAAGGGGTTCATCGTACCGGCGTCGACGTTGAGATACGGGTCGATCTTGACCGCGGTCACGTCGAACCCGGCGTTCTTGAGAAGGCGGCCCGTGCTGGCGGCGGTGATGCCCTTTCCCAGACCTGACATCACGCCACCGGTGACGAAGATGAACTTGCGACCCAGTTCCGGGTCGTAGTCCGTTTCGGGTTCGGTCGGCATACTGTCGGTGAATCCCGTGCCCTCAAAACGGTTTCGGAGCACGCCATCTTCGCCACTCGCTCGCACTGTCGGCCGTGGTGTCGCCTAGCTACTGCGCCCGCTTGCGGCCGCCCGGTCGCAACACCCGCGAGAGCAGCCCCGGTTGCTTCGCCGTCGGGTCGTATCGGAGATACGCCAGCAACACCTCCCCACGATCGGTCAGGCGCACCAGTTTCGTGTCCTCGTCGTGGACCAGCACCCCGGCTTCCACCAGTCGGGGAATGTGTGTCTGGTACAGCGAGACGTACACCGTCTTTCGTTCCTTCACGCCGGCGTCGTCCCCGTGCTCTCCGCCGGCGAGCTCGTTCGTGATGTCGCCGACGGTCGCTTCCCCGCCGGCCCGGTCGAGCGTGCGGAGCAGTTCCCGCCGCCGGTGCATCGCGAGGAGCGTGAAGATCTCGTCTTCGGACAGTCCTGACCCGCTCGTGTCTGCGATTTTGGCTTTTTTGTCCACTACGACTCCTCATTTGTTATATCAAGCCACCGATTATCAGTGTTCTTTCCATGTACTGGTCGTTTGGAGCTCACAGGTCCGGACCGCCGGCGCACTCAAGCGCTCTGGGCCAGGGTACGGGTGACCGCGACCAGCGCCGCGAGCGCCAGCGCCGAGAACACGGCATCGCCGGTCGCCGCACCGATGGCGAGAAACAGGACGAGCCCGGCGAGAAAGCCGGCGACGAGCGAGAGCGCCCCGTGGCTGGCGCGCCGGACGACCGGTCCGGGACTTGCCGTGGACATGTATCGCTATTGTGCGCTATAGAGAATAAATATACGCCCGGCAGCTGCCGGCCGGTTCAGTTCGCCAGCGGCTGGGAGATAATCCACAGCGAACAGACGGTGTAGCCGACCATGACGACGGCGAGGGGCGCGTGCGCTCGACGGCCGGCGGAGACGCCATACCGGCGAACGGCGGCGGCGTGGGCGGCCGCGACGGCGACGAGGTGGCCGCCGACGACTAGCAGTACCTGTGAGCCCCAGAACACGGACACCGAGAGCCCGGCGACGGGGTCGACAGCGAGCAGGCCGGCGGTCGACAGTTCGAGGAGTCGGCCGAGGTTCCGGAGGACGAACGGGTAGGTGTGGGCCACCTCGTAGGCCGCGGCGATGGGGAGCAACGAGGCGGCAAAGGCCGTCGGCCCGGCTTCGTCGCCGGCGCGGCCCGCGAGCGCCACGGCGAGCCAGTACCCGCCCAGAAACAGGCCAAAGCCGACGAGATACAGCGCGACTGCGGCGGGGACCGGTCCGGCGAGCCCCCGCGTCGCGGCCAGCAGGCTCTGGAACGCGGTGGTTTCCGCCAGCCCGTCGAAGCTCACGGTGTACAGCGCCAACACGACGAACGCGGCGGTCGAGACGCTCCGGACCGAACGGGTACAGCTCCGCCACGGGGCCCGTAACGCGACGCGGTAGCCGCCGGCCTCGCGGCCGACCGACAGCGGCGCGACCAGTCCGAGCAGGCGGTACAGCACTGCCAGCGCGTCGGCCCGGCGGAGCCACGCCGGCCCGAACGCGAGCGCCCCGAGCAGCATCACCAGGGCGTACCCGGCGACCAGCACCGCCGTGAGTCGCGGCGAGCGCGGGAGCGTCGTGAGGTTCTCGGCGACGCCGACCACGAGGGCAAAACCCGCGACTGCGGGCCACTCCCCCAGCCACTCGGGGTACGTCCCGAGGAGTCGCGGCGGTGCCCCCTCCAGTCGAGTGAGGCCCCGATAGACGGTCTCCCAGGGCGAGACGACGGGCCACGGGCTCCCGACGACGACGGCGAGCAGCCCGATTCCCTTCAGCCAGACCGGCCAGAAGAGGACCGTCGCGACGTTCGCCGACCGTATCTGGGGGCCGACCACTCCGAAGGCGAGCACGGCGACGAGCGCCACCAGTCCGAGGGCCCTCCCGACGTTTTCGAGCGCCCGGGCGAGCCAGACCGGGACCGTCACCGAGGGCGGGGCGGCGGTCCCTTCGCCGGCGTCGCCCGTCCGGTCGCCGACGGCCAGCCAGACGGCCGTGAGCGCGACCGTCCCGCCGGCCCCGGTGTACAGCAGCCACAGCGGAATCGGGGCCGCGGCGGCGCTGCCGACTGCCCCGTGTGCGCTCGCGACGCCGGCAGACGCCGACAGCCACAGCGCCGTCACGGCGACTCCGAGCGGGCGCAGCCAGCGACGGTCGTCCATACCGGAACTGACGCCCCGGCCCGAAAGTACGTTCCGCTCTCTGTCCACGGGCTTATGGTCGCTGACGACCGAGCACCGGCAATGCGAGGCCGAACGGCGCTCGTGGCACTGCTGTGTTGCGGGGCGCTCGCCGGAGTCGTGGTCGCCGGGCTCGCGGCCGAAAGCGGCGCGCTCACGCAGACGTGGGTCAGTGACACCCCCCGCGACAACGAGGTGAACCACCACGCCGTCGGGGTCGGGCCGCGCGGCGAGGTCGTCGTCGCGCCCGTCACCGCCGTGCCGGCGGACGGGAAAACCCTCGGCCCCACGGACTGTTCGCTCGTCCGGCTCCGGCCCAGCGACGGCGCGGTCCAGTGGCGCTGGAGCGTCCCCGGCGAGGACTGTTTCTCCCACGCGCTCACCCAGCCGGCCGTCGCCGACATCGACGCCGACCCCGGACTGGAGCTCGCCGTCGGCACGACGCAGGACGCGCTGGTCGTCCTCGACGCGGCGTCGGGCCGAGAGGAGTGGCGGCTCCCGCTGTCGACGTACGGCTACGGCCAGCCCGCGGTCGGGAACCTCACCGGCGACGCCCGCCCGGAAATCGTCGTCAGCGACATCGACGGCGGGCTCCTCGTCGCTCACGGCGACGGGACGGTGGCGTGGCGAGCCGAGACGAACACCACGGTGTGGGCCCGGCCGCGCCTGGCCGACACCGACGGCGACGGCGAGAGCGAGGTCGTGGTAGGTGGCAACAACAACGTCAGCGTCTACGGGAGCGCTGGGAGCAAACAGTGGGACACCGAGGTCTCGGCGAAGACGCTCGCCGTCGGTGACGGCACCGTCCTCACGGGCGATACGCGCCAGCTCGTGGCGCTCGACGGCGCGACCGGCGAGCGGGTCTGGGAGCGACGCCTCGACGGCACGCCGCGCATCCACGACGTGGGCGACGCCGACGGCGATGGCCGCACGGAGGTGTACGCGACCGTCTCCGGGCAGGTGCTCGCCATCGAGACGGCCGACGGCGATATCGACTGGCGTACCGACCTCGGGGGGGCCGAGCGCCAGTCTTCGTTCGCGCCCGTCCTCGGGGACGTCGACGGCGACGGCACCGAGGACGTAGTCGCCGTCGCGAACGACGGCACCGTCGCGGTGCTCGCCCCCGACACCGGCGAGGAGCGGGCCGCCTACGAGCGGGCGGTCCCCATCTGGACGTTCGCCACGACGGCGGACACCGACGGCGACGGCGACGACGAGGTGTTCGTCAGGTACGGCGACGGACGCGTCGTCGCCCTCGACTGGGTCGACGGCGAGTTCACGGTCGCCGGCTGAGAAACGCGGCGACCAGTCGCCCCATCCGGTCGCGGGCCAGCCGGAACTGGTGGGTCGCGGGGAGTGTCTCGACCGGGTGGTCCAGCGCGCCGGCGCGGTCGACCACCGGCGTGGGGTCCACGGCGGTGTCCCGGTCGCCGACGACGACCTGTACCGGGCAGTCGACGGCCCCGAGCGCGTCGGCCGCGTCGGCCGGCGGCGCGAGAACCGAACACGCGGCGGGCCCGGCCTCGGCGGCGGTCCGGAGCGCCACGACGGCCCCGAAGCTGTAGCCGAACAGCCCGACGCGGTCGAACCGGTCGTTGGCCCACGAGAGCGCGTTCTCGGCGTCAGTGGTACACAGCGCCGGCCCGCGGGCGTCGTCCCAGGGGCCGTAGTCGAACCGGAGACAGGCCACCTCGCGGCCCAGCGCGTCGCTCACCGCCCGGAGTCTGGGGTCCGACCGGGAGCCACCCGCCCGGGGGTCCGGCGGGCAGGCGACGACGACGCTGTCGGCATCGGCTCGGTCGAGTCGCCCCGCCACGTCCCGCCCGCCGGGGATTAGCACCGGCTCGCTCATGACTGGACTGTCGGCGACGGAGGGCCTGTATCTGTCGCCGGAGTCGCCGACGGTCTCCGGCTCGGACCGTCGCCGCCGACGGGCCCTCGTCGATGGCTCTGGCTCCACCTGCTCGGCGGGAGATGAGCGCACACCCTGAAAGAAGTTTAAGGTCAGGGAACCGAACTGTGGGGTATGGGAATCCTCTCGCGTGCGTCGTACGTCATCCGGTCGAAGGTGAACGCGGTGCTGAACCGGTCGGAAGACCCGACCGAGACGCTTGACTACAGCTACGAGCAGCTCCGCGACGAGCTTCAGGACGTGAAACAGGGTATCGCCGACCTGACGACCCAGAAGAAACGCCTGCAGATACAGAAACGCAGGCTGGAGGAGAACGTCGAGAAGCACAACGACCAGGCCCGCCAGGCCGTCGAGCAGGACCGCGACGACCTCGCGCGGCAGGCCCTGGAGAAGAAAAAACAGAAGATGAGCCAGATAGAGGAGCTCGAGGGCCAGATAAGCCAGCTCCAGCGCCAGCAGGACCAGCTCGTAGAGCAGAAAGACGAGCTCCAGCGCCAGATAGAGCAGTTCCGCACCAAAAAGGAGACGATGAAGGCCCGTCACGAGGCCGCCAAGGCCTCCGCGCGGGTCAACGAGGCCATGACCGGTGCCGGCGACGAGATGGAGGACGTGAGCCGGGCCATCGAGCGCGCCGAGGAGCGGACCGAGGATATGGAGGCCCGTGCACAGGCCATGGACGAGCTCCGCGAGAACGGCGCACTGGAGAACCAGCTCGACGACCGGAGCTCGCTGGAGAAGGAGCTCGACGCGGTCCAGCAGGACGGCGAGGTCGACGCCGAGCTGGATACGCTGAAATCGGAGATGGGGAAAGAAGAGGAGCCGACGGCCAACGGCGGCGACGAGGCCGCCGAGACCGAACTGGAACAGGAACTGGAGGACGACACCGTCAGCGACGTCGAGGTCGACGACAGCGAGGTCGAGGCCGAGCTGGACGAGCTGAAAGACGAGGAGTAGCGAGGTCGCGAACGGAGTGAGCGACCTCGGACGGCGAGCGGGGAACGGAGTGAGGCCCCGTCCCGGAACGGGGAGCAGTAGCGTAACGGGAACAGGGAGACAGTCACCGCTGTGGCGACGCCGGGTCGCACTCAGAGCGGCCAGATGGCGGCGACCGACAGCGTCGTGACGGCACAGAGCAGCAGTTGCAGCGGTGCGCCGACGCGGGCGTAGTCAGTAAAGCGGTAGCCGCCCGGGCCGTACACCATGAGGTTGGTCTGGTAGCCGATAGGAGTGATGAACGCGGTGGCGACAGCGAAGGTCACCATCACGAGCACCGGGAAGCCGGCGACGCCGGCGCTCTCGGCCGTGGCGACGGAAACGGGTGCCATCAGGACGACGGTGGCGACCGGCGTGATGATACTCGCAAGCAGCGCGGTCAACAGGTACAACACCGCGAGCAGCGCCAGCGGCGGGAGGACGCCGGCCACACCCGCCAGCAGGTCGCCCACGAACGCCGACCCCCCGGTGGCCTGCATCGCCGTCCCGAGCGGCAACAGGCCGGCGAGAAGGAAGACGACGTTCCAGCTGACGGCGTCGTAGGCGCGAGTGGCCGTGAGCGTGCCGGCGGCGACCATCGCGACGACGCCGCCCAGCGCGGCGATGTAGATATCGACCAGCCCGGCCGCGGCCAGTGCGATGACCGCCGCGAGGACGCCGAGTGGCACGAACGCACTCGGGTCGAGCGACGGCGTGCCGTCGTCGGTGCCGACGCCGAACAGCTCCGGTGGGCCATCGGTCAACAGGAGATACCCCTCGTCTTCCAGGTGACTGAACTTGTCCGCGGGCGTCTGGAGCAAGAGCGTGTCCCCGGCGGTCAGTTCCACGCCGTCCAGTCGCTCCCGGATGACCGTCTCGCCGCGGCGGACGGCAAGCACCGTCGTGTCGAACCGCGAGCGCAGGTCCACCGCACCGAGCGTCCGTCCGAGCAGCCGCGACTCGCGGTGGACGACGGCCTCCGCGAGCACGCCGTCGTGGTCCGGGTCGACCAGTACCGACTCGGTCACCGGCTCGCGGGGGAGCTGCCGGAGGTCGAACCGGTCGCCGAACCGGTTGACGGCCTGTCGGTTGCCCCGGACGGTGAGCACGTCGCCCGGCGCGAGCGGGCGGTCGGTCGCCGTCGCGAACAGCGACTCGCCGTCCCGGTCTATCTGGAGGACATCGACGTCGATGGCGGCGGGGTCGCCGTCCGCGATGAGCTGTCCGTCGTCGACGGGCGCGAGCGGCCCGCCGTCGTCCAGCGCCTCGTCGACGGTGTGTCCCACCAGCGGCGACCCCTCGCGGACCGACAGCCTGGCCAAGTGCCGTCCCATCCCGAACTCCTCGGTGAAGTCCTGTGTCGGGGGGACGCGGGCGGGGACCAGCGCCCGGCCGACGGTGAGGAGGTAGCCGACCCCGACCAGCAGGACGGGGACGCCGACCGGTGTGAGCGTGAACATCGAGAACGGCCGTCCGAGCAGCTCGCGGGAGACGTCGCTGGCCAGGAGGTTCGTCGAGGTGCCCACGAGGGTCAGCGTCCCGCCGAGCATCGCGGCGAAAGAGAGCGGCATGAGGAGTTTCGAGGGGGAGATGCCGTACCGGTCAGAGAGCCCCGTCACGAGCGGGATGAACACGGCGACGACCGGCGTGTTGTTGACGAAGCCGGCGCTGACGCCGGTCGTCCCGACGACGGCGCCGAGCAGGCGGCGCTCGTCGCCGCCGGTCAGCGCCGCCAGCCGACCGCCGAGCCAGTCGACCAGCCCGGTCGCCTCGACGCCGGCGCTGAGGATGTACATCGCGACGATGGTGACGACGGCGGGACTGGCGAACCCGGCGATGGCCTCGCGGGCCGGGACGCCGGTGTACGGTTCGAGCACGGCCAGCGAGACCAGCACCGCGATGGCGGTCATGTCGGGCGGGAGCCACTCCGTGACGAACAGGGTCAGCGCGACCGCGATGAGTCCGAAGACGACGAGCGCGCCCGTCGAGAGTGCAGCCATCGTGGCGACTCAACGGGAGACGGTGGGATAAATCCCAGTGAGGGGTGGAAATAATGTTACGCGGACAGGAGACGTAGTGAAACGCGGGAAGTGAGGTTATCGCGTGGCGAGGAAGGTGACAGCGGACCGCTGCTGTTCGACCTCGGTTTCGAGGTGGTCACGGAACTCGTCCAGCTCGACGTCTTTTTCCTCGTCTTCCTGGCGATCCCGGACCGAGATGGTGCCGGCTTCCTCCTCGTTGTCGCCGATGATGAGCATGTAGGGCACGCGGTCGTCGTGGGCCACCTGAATCTTCTTGCCGACGGTCCACGAGCGGTCCTCGATTTCGACGCGGTAGTCGCCCAGTGCCGCTTTGAGCTCCTCGCAGTAGGGGATGTTGTCGTCGGAGACGGGGAGGATGCGGACCTGCTCCGGCGCGAGCCACGGCGGGAAGTTCCCGTTGTAGTGCTCGGTCAGCACCATGAAGAACCGCTCGTAGCTCCCGTAGAGCGCGCGGTGTATCATCACGGGGCGGTGGTCCTCGTTGTCCTCGCCCGTGTAGGTCAGGTCGAACCGCTCGGGCATGTTGAAGTCCAGCTGGACCGTCGGGCCGTCCCAGTTCCGACCGAGGGCGTCCTCGAAGGCGAAGTCTATCTTCGGGCCGTAGAAGGCGCCGTCGCCCTCTTCGACGACGTAGTCGATGTCCTGCTCGTCGAGGACGGATGCGAGCTGGTTCTCGGCTTTCTCCCAGATCTCGTCGCCGCCGACGCTCTTCTCGGGTCGGGTGGCGAACTGGACCGTGTAATCGAGGTTGAACGTGTCCAGCGTATCGAGGATGATGTCGACGGTCGCCAGCACTTCCTGTTCTATCTGGTCGGGCCGGACGAACAGGTGGCCGTCGTCGATGGTAAAGGCCCACGTCCGGGAGAGCCCGGAGAGTTCGCCGCGCTGCTCTTTCCGGTAGACCTTCCCGTCCTCGAAGTACCGCACCGGGAGGTCGCGGTAGGACCACGACTTCTGGTCGAAGATGGTCGCGTGGCCCGGGCAGTTCATCGGCTTCAGGCCGTACTCCTCGTCGTTGACCTCCAGCAGGAACATGTCGTCGACGTAGTTCTCGTAGTGGCCCGACTTCTTCCAGAGCTCGGTGCGGAAGACGTGGGGCGTCTCTATCTCGTCGTAGCCTGCCGCGCGATTCAGCTGGCCGACGTAGTCGGAGAGTTCGTTGAGGATCTTCTTGCCGTTTGGCTCGTACAGCGGGAGCCCCGGCCCCGTCGTGTCGTCGATGGAGAAGAGGTCCATCTCCTGGCCGATCTTCCGGTGGTCCCGCTCCTGGGCCTGCTGTCGCATCTCGAGGTACTCGTCGAGCCCCTCTTCGGTCGGGAACGCGGTGCCGTACACCCGCGTGAGCGTCTCGTTGTCCTCGTCGCCGCGCCAGAACGACGCCGAGATTTCGAGCAGCGCGAAGCCGCCGATTTCGCCGGTCGACTCGACGTGGGGACCCTGACAGAGGTCGTAGAAGTCGTCCTGCTGGTAGAACGAGACCGGGTCCTCGTCGGCGGCCTCGGTCTCCAGGATGTCCTGCTTGAACGGGTTGTCCTCGTAGCGCTCGAAGGCCGCCTCGCGGGAGACCTCCTCGCGGACGATGTCGTAGTCGGCCGCGATTATCTCCTCGGCCTCGGCCTCGATGTCTTCGAGGTCGTCCTCGTCGAGGTCGACGCCGGTGATATCGTAGTAGAAGCCGTCGTCGGTCCACGGTCCGATGGTCAGTGTCGCCTCGGGGAACTCCCGCTGGAGCGCCTGCGCGAAGACGTGGGCGGCCGAGTGGCGGAGCACGTCGACGTACTCGTCGCTGCTCGGTGTGACGATGACCAGTTCGACGTCCTCCGTGAGCGGCGTGTGCTTGTCGACCAGGTCTCCGTCCACGACGCCCGCGACGGTGTCCGAACCGAGTCCCGGTCCGATTTCGTAGGCGACATCCTCGACCGTGCTGCCTTCGTCCATCGAGAGCGTGGACCCGTCCGGCAGTGTGACCGTGACCGTACTCATACCCGTGGTACGAGAGCGGCCGGGGATAAGTGTATTGAGATTGGGGCGGTCCCGCGTGAACGAAGTGAACGCGGGAGCACGGAGACGACCTCGGAGTCTCCGGCGGTCCGATGGTCGCGAGGCGCGTCAGCGCTGGGCGAGGAGCGCCCGCTCGTCGGTGTCGTCGTCCTCGGCGTCGATATCGGCCGGCAACGTCGAGGGCGACCGCGGTGGCAGGGGCTCGAACACGGTCGGCTCGCCGGCCTCCAGTTCCGCGAGGCGGTCTTCGACCGTGCGGACGGTGTCGCCGGCACAGTGTGGCGTCACACAGCGGAGGGCCCCGTCGCGGTACTCAGCGAGCAGGAGCGTTGGGAGGCGAACGGCCCGGTAGTGAGTGTCAGAGAGCGAGTCGTCCACGTCGCGAAGCTCCATCGCGGGGCCGAGCGTGCAGTCGTTTCGCTGCGCCCACGCCTGAAAGGCAGACAGCCGGCTGACGATGCGCTCGCCGACCCCGGTCCGCGTCGCCGTGACCGACGCGGGAACCTGGCAGCCACACACCTCTACGTGGCGTTCTCCGACGACACCGCGGTCGACGAGCTCGCTGACGCGGTCCAGTGTGCTGGCCTGTTGCCGGCTGTACCCCTCCGGTAACAGCGACCGGAGGTACAGCTCCGCGCGGTCTGCCACCGGCTGGTGCTCCCCCTGCATGGTAGTATATAGCATGGTTTGCCGAGACCAAAAACATATACCATGAGTGGCGAGGTGTGAGCGAGGCGACCGCCGCGACCCACGTCGTGTG from the Halomicroarcula saliterrae genome contains:
- a CDS encoding DUF7344 domain-containing protein — translated: MDKKAKIADTSGSGLSEDEIFTLLAMHRRRELLRTLDRAGGEATVGDITNELAGGEHGDDAGVKERKTVYVSLYQTHIPRLVEAGVLVHDEDTKLVRLTDRGEVLLAYLRYDPTAKQPGLLSRVLRPGGRKRAQ
- the pyrG gene encoding glutamine hydrolyzing CTP synthase, giving the protein MPTEPETDYDPELGRKFIFVTGGVMSGLGKGITAASTGRLLKNAGFDVTAVKIDPYLNVDAGTMNPFQHGEVYVLKDGGEVDLDLGNYERFLDIDMTFDHNVTTGKTYQHVIEKERAGDYLGRTVQIIPHITDDIKRRIREAAEGNDVCIIEVGGTVGDIEGMPFLEALRQFAHEEDEDDILFTHVTLVPYSKNGEQKTKPTQHSVKELRSIGLQPDVLVGRCSDKLDIDTKEKIALFCDVPTDAVFSNPDVDDIYHVPLMVEEEGLDEYVMERLDIKEEALPEDERENRWRELVTQQTQGEVDVALVGKYDLEDAYMSVHEALKHAGLEKNVDVNVHWVNSEKMPDHHADRMREADAIVVPGGFGNRGTQGKIDAIRYARENDVPYLGLCLGFQLAVIEYARNVLGLEGAHSAELDEDTPHPVIDILPEQYEIEDMGGTMRLGAHETDIDPGTLAAELYGGDSCTERHRHRYEVNPEYFEELEDAGLKFSGRSGNRMEILELAAEEHPYFIGTQFHPEFRSRPTRASPPFVGLLDAVVSDEPHAPDGAGTKEVSH
- a CDS encoding PspA/IM30 family protein, encoding MGILSRASYVIRSKVNAVLNRSEDPTETLDYSYEQLRDELQDVKQGIADLTTQKKRLQIQKRRLEENVEKHNDQARQAVEQDRDDLARQALEKKKQKMSQIEELEGQISQLQRQQDQLVEQKDELQRQIEQFRTKKETMKARHEAAKASARVNEAMTGAGDEMEDVSRAIERAEERTEDMEARAQAMDELRENGALENQLDDRSSLEKELDAVQQDGEVDAELDTLKSEMGKEEEPTANGGDEAAETELEQELEDDTVSDVEVDDSEVEAELDELKDEE
- a CDS encoding PQQ-binding-like beta-propeller repeat protein, whose amino-acid sequence is MRGRTALVALLCCGALAGVVVAGLAAESGALTQTWVSDTPRDNEVNHHAVGVGPRGEVVVAPVTAVPADGKTLGPTDCSLVRLRPSDGAVQWRWSVPGEDCFSHALTQPAVADIDADPGLELAVGTTQDALVVLDAASGREEWRLPLSTYGYGQPAVGNLTGDARPEIVVSDIDGGLLVAHGDGTVAWRAETNTTVWARPRLADTDGDGESEVVVGGNNNVSVYGSAGSKQWDTEVSAKTLAVGDGTVLTGDTRQLVALDGATGERVWERRLDGTPRIHDVGDADGDGRTEVYATVSGQVLAIETADGDIDWRTDLGGAERQSSFAPVLGDVDGDGTEDVVAVANDGTVAVLAPDTGEERAAYERAVPIWTFATTADTDGDGDDEVFVRYGDGRVVALDWVDGEFTVAG
- a CDS encoding SLC13 family permease; translated protein: MAALSTGALVVFGLIAVALTLFVTEWLPPDMTAIAVLVSLAVLEPYTGVPAREAIAGFASPAVVTIVAMYILSAGVEATGLVDWLGGRLAALTGGDERRLLGAVVGTTGVSAGFVNNTPVVAVFIPLVTGLSDRYGISPSKLLMPLSFAAMLGGTLTLVGTSTNLLASDVSRELLGRPFSMFTLTPVGVPVLLVGVGYLLTVGRALVPARVPPTQDFTEEFGMGRHLARLSVREGSPLVGHTVDEALDDGGPLAPVDDGQLIADGDPAAIDVDVLQIDRDGESLFATATDRPLAPGDVLTVRGNRQAVNRFGDRFDLRQLPREPVTESVLVDPDHDGVLAEAVVHRESRLLGRTLGAVDLRSRFDTTVLAVRRGETVIRERLDGVELTAGDTLLLQTPADKFSHLEDEGYLLLTDGPPELFGVGTDDGTPSLDPSAFVPLGVLAAVIALAAAGLVDIYIAALGGVVAMVAAGTLTATRAYDAVSWNVVFLLAGLLPLGTAMQATGGSAFVGDLLAGVAGVLPPLALLAVLYLLTALLASIITPVATVVLMAPVSVATAESAGVAGFPVLVMVTFAVATAFITPIGYQTNLMVYGPGGYRFTDYARVGAPLQLLLCAVTTLSVAAIWPL
- a CDS encoding HTH domain-containing protein, encoding MQGEHQPVADRAELYLRSLLPEGYSRQQASTLDRVSELVDRGVVGERHVEVCGCQVPASVTATRTGVGERIVSRLSAFQAWAQRNDCTLGPAMELRDVDDSLSDTHYRAVRLPTLLLAEYRDGALRCVTPHCAGDTVRTVEDRLAELEAGEPTVFEPLPPRSPSTLPADIDAEDDDTDERALLAQR
- the thrS gene encoding threonine--tRNA ligase, whose protein sequence is MSTVTVTLPDGSTLSMDEGSTVEDVAYEIGPGLGSDTVAGVVDGDLVDKHTPLTEDVELVIVTPSSDEYVDVLRHSAAHVFAQALQREFPEATLTIGPWTDDGFYYDITGVDLDEDDLEDIEAEAEEIIAADYDIVREEVSREAAFERYEDNPFKQDILETEAADEDPVSFYQQDDFYDLCQGPHVESTGEIGGFALLEISASFWRGDEDNETLTRVYGTAFPTEEGLDEYLEMRQQAQERDHRKIGQEMDLFSIDDTTGPGLPLYEPNGKKILNELSDYVGQLNRAAGYDEIETPHVFRTELWKKSGHYENYVDDMFLLEVNDEEYGLKPMNCPGHATIFDQKSWSYRDLPVRYFEDGKVYRKEQRGELSGLSRTWAFTIDDGHLFVRPDQIEQEVLATVDIILDTLDTFNLDYTVQFATRPEKSVGGDEIWEKAENQLASVLDEQDIDYVVEEGDGAFYGPKIDFAFEDALGRNWDGPTVQLDFNMPERFDLTYTGEDNEDHRPVMIHRALYGSYERFFMVLTEHYNGNFPPWLAPEQVRILPVSDDNIPYCEELKAALGDYRVEIEDRSWTVGKKIQVAHDDRVPYMLIIGDNEEEAGTISVRDRQEDEEKDVELDEFRDHLETEVEQQRSAVTFLATR
- a CDS encoding alpha/beta hydrolase — protein: MSEPVLIPGGRDVAGRLDRADADSVVVACPPDPRAGGSRSDPRLRAVSDALGREVACLRFDYGPWDDARGPALCTTDAENALSWANDRFDRVGLFGYSFGAVVALRTAAEAGPAACSVLAPPADAADALGAVDCPVQVVVGDRDTAVDPTPVVDRAGALDHPVETLPATHQFRLARDRMGRLVAAFLSRRP